One genomic window of Verrucomicrobiia bacterium includes the following:
- a CDS encoding aldose epimerase family protein, translating to MNLQTKPFGKLVNDSEVTLFILSNTNGVRASLMNYGATVVALEAPDRNGKLTDVTLGFDTLEGYVKSNQPYFGCIVGRCANRIADGRFHLDGKEYRLATNAGNAHLHGGVKGFDKAFWSAEAESPSVKFTYLSPDGEEGYPGNLSVTVIYILTENNELQIEYTATTDKPTPVNLTNHTYFNLAGAGTILNHELLIASTQYLPANNALLPTGEIHPVKSTPMDFTMSTPIGRRIHQLKGDPIGYDHTYVLENDGAKTKLAARVFEPQSGRVLEVHTTEPGVQLYTGNFLDGTISGKGGRAYQQHTGFCLETQHYPNSVNQPTFPSVILKPGQSYRQKTSYRLSVA from the coding sequence GGGCTTCCCTGATGAACTATGGGGCGACAGTGGTTGCGCTCGAGGCGCCCGACCGGAATGGCAAGCTCACCGACGTCACTCTCGGATTTGACACGCTCGAAGGTTACGTCAAATCCAACCAACCGTACTTCGGCTGCATTGTCGGGCGCTGTGCCAACCGCATCGCGGATGGGCGCTTCCATCTCGATGGGAAGGAGTACCGGCTCGCGACCAATGCGGGCAACGCTCATCTGCATGGCGGCGTGAAAGGATTCGACAAGGCATTTTGGTCCGCGGAGGCAGAGTCCCCCTCTGTGAAGTTCACCTACCTGAGCCCGGACGGCGAAGAAGGCTATCCCGGCAACTTGAGCGTCACTGTCATCTACATACTGACCGAGAACAACGAACTGCAAATCGAATACACCGCGACGACCGACAAGCCCACGCCCGTTAACCTGACAAACCATACCTATTTCAATCTCGCGGGCGCAGGAACCATTCTAAACCACGAGTTGTTGATCGCTTCGACACAGTACCTTCCCGCCAACAATGCGCTGCTGCCGACGGGCGAGATCCACCCCGTCAAAAGCACCCCGATGGACTTCACCATGTCTACGCCTATTGGCCGGCGGATTCATCAACTCAAAGGCGATCCCATCGGCTACGATCACACCTACGTCCTTGAGAACGACGGTGCCAAAACCAAACTGGCCGCTCGCGTTTTCGAACCGCAGTCAGGGCGGGTATTGGAGGTTCACACAACCGAGCCCGGCGTCCAGCTTTACACGGGAAACTTTCTCGATGGTACAATCTCTGGAAAGGGCGGCCGCGCTTACCAACAGCACACCGGATTCTGCCTGGAGACACAGCACTACCCCAACTCGGTCAACCAGCCGACGTTTCCTTCTGTGATCTTAAAACCGGGCCAGTCCTATCGCCAAAAAACAAGCTATCGGCTTTCTGTCGCGTAA